In one window of Mytilus trossulus isolate FHL-02 chromosome 7, PNRI_Mtr1.1.1.hap1, whole genome shotgun sequence DNA:
- the LOC134724594 gene encoding uncharacterized protein LOC134724594 isoform X1, with amino-acid sequence MNKYLFIYINTLQANRTAGLSPGVHTSKVSALRDLQYKKRKAIAITKKAKLRRLELKTERNQDISSCEVREGISYQSGIDMEESRLDPENITEIPPPRTSRIEASPKHDSVTEIFFDIEATGLSRSSHITQLAAKSAAESFSRFVLPQHQITPKAAEITGLTFENGQLLSNGNVLPAVHIKKCLNDFISFLEKTKNNVLIGHNVQTYDCVLLYTSLQKCNLLDKFKSTVIGFIDTLPLFKLSHPGLNSYSQTNLFETFMSKSYEAHRADEDVDALCTLVNKKIELNVHFEKVYIPECVISDKFNSMKELHKNLPSLKLLIDRKILSLGMARIIASSGLCLEHLKLAFSRNGCKGIKDLFTEKSGSGVRVTKSEKIIRQVSDFLKE; translated from the exons atgaacaaatatttatttatatatataaatacattacaGGCAAATAGAACAGCTGGTCTTTCACCTGGTGTTCACACATCCAAAGTTAGCGCGCTGAGAGATCTCCAGTACAAAAAGAGAAAGGCAATAGCGATTACAAAGAAGGCTAAACTGAGAAGATTAGAGTTGAAGACAGAACG taatCAAGATATATCAAGCTGTGAAGTGAGGGAAGGAATCAGTTACCAGTCAGGCATAGATATGGAAGAATCTAGATTGGATCCTGAAAACATAACAGAAATACCCCCTCCTAGAACTTCAAGAATAGAAGCCTCACCAAAGCATGATTCTGTTACAGAAATTTTCTTTGACATAGAAGCTACAGGACTAA GTAGATCATCCCATATCACACAATTAGCAGCAAAGAGTGCAGCAGAATCTTTTTCCAGATTTGTCCTACCCCAGCACCAAATAACACCAAAGGCGGCAGAGATTACTGGATTGACATTTGAGAATGGGCAGTTATTATCAAATGGAAATGTGTTGCCTGCTGTCCATATCAAAAAGTGCCTCAAtgactttatttcttttcttgaaAAAACTAAGAACAATGTTTTAATTGGCCATAATGTTCAAACATATGACTGTGTGTTATTGTACACTTCactacaaaaatgtaatttgCTTGATAAATTCAAGTCAACTGTGATAGGCTTTATTGACACATTGCCATTATTTAAACTTTCTCATCCAGGTCTGAATTCTTATTCACAGACAAATTTGTTTGAAACATTTATGAGCAAATCATATGAAGCCCACAGGGCTGATGAAGATGTTGATGCACTATGCACACTTGTCAATAAGAAAATTGAGTTAAAtgttcattttgaaaaagtatatatacCAGAATGTGTCATATCAGACAAATTCAATTCTATGAAAGAATTGCATAAAAATTTGCCTTCTTTGAAGCTGTTGATTGATCGTAAGATACTTTCATTAGGAATGGCACGTATTATTGCCAGTAGTGGACTGTGCTTAGAGCACTTGAAGTTGGCCTTTTCTAGGAATGGTTGTAAAGGTATAAAAGATCTTTTCACAGAAAAGAGTGGTTCAGGTGTACGTGTCACAAAATCAGAAAAGATCATAAGACAGGTTTCAGATTTTTTGAAAGAATGA